The following coding sequences are from one Mycobacterium bourgelatii window:
- a CDS encoding nicotinate phosphoribosyltransferase — protein MVPRIASHRCGYRADNSNRYRCRVNEPSKRVIAALLTDKYELTMLAAALRDGTAHRRTTFELFARRLPAGRRYGVVAGTGRLLETLPQFTFDAEACELLARFLDADAVRYLRDFRFTGDIDGYAEGELYFPNSPVLSVHGSFAECVVLETLVLSILNHDSAIASAAARMVSAAAGRPLIEMGSRRTHEQAAVAAARAAYIAGFAASSNLEAQRRYGVPAEGTAAHAFTMLYTDHEGPDELAAFRAQVEALGTGTTLLVDTYDVKTGVANAVAAGGATLGAVRIDSGELGVLARQVREQLDQLGATKTRIVVSGDLDEFSIAALRSDPVDIYGVGTSVVTGSGAPTASMVYKLVEVDGVPVQKRSDRKASRGGRKGALRLSRPTGTITDEVVYPAGRPPSFAEPHRVLTIPLVREGQPVADATDLAAARERVAAGLISLPWEGTKLAAGDPVIPTQIING, from the coding sequence ATGGTTCCTAGGATAGCGAGCCACCGCTGTGGATACCGAGCGGACAATTCGAACCGATACCGTTGCCGTGTGAACGAGCCCAGCAAGCGAGTCATCGCTGCGCTGCTTACCGACAAGTACGAGTTGACCATGCTTGCGGCGGCTCTCCGCGACGGCACCGCCCACCGCCGGACCACCTTCGAACTCTTCGCGCGCCGGCTTCCCGCCGGTCGTCGCTATGGTGTGGTGGCCGGCACGGGCCGGCTGCTCGAGACCTTGCCTCAGTTCACCTTCGACGCCGAAGCGTGCGAGTTGCTCGCGCGTTTCCTCGACGCCGACGCGGTGCGCTACCTGCGGGACTTCCGGTTCACCGGTGACATCGACGGATATGCGGAAGGCGAGTTGTACTTCCCGAATTCCCCGGTGCTGTCGGTGCACGGCAGCTTCGCCGAATGCGTGGTGCTCGAAACGCTGGTGTTGTCGATTCTCAATCACGACAGCGCAATCGCGTCGGCCGCGGCACGGATGGTGAGCGCCGCCGCGGGACGACCGCTGATCGAGATGGGCTCACGCAGAACCCATGAACAGGCCGCGGTCGCGGCGGCCCGGGCCGCATACATCGCGGGTTTCGCCGCTTCATCAAACCTGGAAGCACAGCGCCGGTACGGCGTCCCCGCGGAAGGCACCGCGGCGCACGCGTTCACCATGCTCTACACCGACCACGAAGGCCCGGACGAGCTGGCCGCATTCCGAGCCCAGGTCGAGGCGCTGGGCACCGGCACCACGCTGCTGGTGGACACCTATGACGTCAAGACGGGCGTGGCCAACGCGGTGGCCGCCGGGGGTGCCACACTCGGCGCGGTCCGCATCGATTCTGGTGAACTCGGCGTGTTGGCCCGCCAGGTGCGCGAGCAACTCGACCAACTGGGCGCCACCAAGACACGCATCGTCGTCTCGGGTGACCTCGACGAGTTCTCCATCGCGGCCCTGCGGTCGGACCCGGTGGACATATACGGTGTCGGCACCTCGGTGGTCACCGGCTCCGGCGCACCGACCGCGAGCATGGTGTACAAGCTCGTCGAGGTTGACGGTGTCCCGGTGCAGAAACGCAGCGACCGCAAGGCATCTCGCGGCGGACGCAAAGGGGCGCTGAGGTTGTCGCGCCCCACGGGCACCATCACCGACGAAGTCGTCTACCCGGCGGGCCGACCACCATCATTCGCTGAGCCGCACCGAGTCCTGACCATCCCGCTCGTCCGCGAGGGCCAGCCGGTGGCCGATGCCACGGACCTGGCCGCAGCACGAGAGCGGGTGGCCGCCGGACTGATCAGCTTGCCATGGGAGGGAACGAAATTGGCTGCCGGGGACCCGGTAATCCCGACGCAGATCATCAACGGCTGA
- a CDS encoding alpha-1,4-glucan--maltose-1-phosphate maltosyltransferase, whose product MPGRVEIDDVQPVVSCGAYPAKAVVGEVIPVRAAVWREGHEAVAATLVVRYLGPRYPHVTDVRHAKAVQAPETRHETGPVEARVKPQLLPMTMGLEPFVFHGQFTPDKVGLWTFRVDGWGDPIHTWRHGLVAKLDAGQGEKELSNDLLVGAALLERAATGVPRAQRWPLMEAAAALRTPGDPVTRSARALAPDIEEILAQYPLRDLVTRGQQFGVWVDRPLARFGSWYEMFPRSTGGWDSDGNPVHGTFATAKEQLPRIANMGFDVVYLPPIHPIGKVHRKGRNNNPTAAPGDVGSPWAIGSDEGGHDAIHPQLGTIDDFDDFVAATRELGMEVALDLALQCAPDHPWAREHREWFTELPDGTIAYAENPPKKYQDIYPLNFDNDPAGLYDEVLRVVLHWVDHGVKFFRVDNPHTKPPNFWAWLIDQVKSVDPDVLFLSEAFTPPARQYGLAKLGFTQSYSYFTWRTAKWELTEFGNDIAALADFRTPNLFVNTPDILHAILQHNGPGMFAIRAVLAATMSPAWGMYSGYELFEHRAVREGSEEYLDSEKYELRPRDFAGALAEGRSLEPFITRLNEIRRLHPALQQIRNIHFHHLENDALMAYSKFDPTTGDCVLVVVTLNAFGPEESTLWLDMAALGMETYDRFWVRDEISGEEYQWGQANYIRLDPGKAVAHIINMPLIPPEARSTLLRRR is encoded by the coding sequence GTGCCCGGTCGTGTCGAGATCGATGACGTCCAACCCGTCGTCTCGTGCGGCGCATACCCGGCCAAAGCGGTCGTCGGCGAGGTAATTCCGGTCCGGGCCGCGGTATGGCGGGAAGGGCACGAGGCAGTCGCGGCGACGCTGGTGGTGCGTTACCTGGGCCCTCGCTACCCACACGTCACCGACGTGCGACACGCCAAGGCGGTCCAGGCGCCTGAAACGAGGCATGAGACCGGCCCGGTCGAGGCACGGGTCAAACCGCAGCTGTTGCCGATGACGATGGGCCTGGAGCCATTCGTTTTCCACGGCCAGTTCACCCCCGACAAGGTCGGTTTATGGACCTTTCGGGTGGACGGCTGGGGGGACCCGATTCACACGTGGCGACACGGTCTGGTGGCCAAACTCGACGCCGGTCAGGGCGAGAAGGAACTCTCCAACGATTTGCTGGTTGGCGCTGCGCTGTTGGAAAGGGCCGCGACGGGAGTGCCGCGGGCGCAGCGCTGGCCGCTGATGGAGGCTGCCGCGGCATTACGGACGCCCGGCGACCCGGTGACGCGCTCCGCGCGGGCGCTCGCGCCCGACATCGAGGAAATCCTGGCCCAGTATCCGCTGCGGGATCTGGTGACCCGAGGCCAACAGTTCGGCGTCTGGGTAGATCGGCCGCTGGCCCGCTTCGGTTCGTGGTACGAGATGTTTCCGCGCTCCACCGGGGGCTGGGACAGCGACGGAAACCCGGTGCACGGCACCTTCGCGACGGCCAAAGAGCAGCTGCCCCGCATCGCCAACATGGGATTCGACGTGGTCTACCTGCCCCCGATTCACCCGATCGGCAAGGTGCATCGCAAGGGCCGCAACAACAACCCCACCGCCGCCCCGGGAGACGTCGGATCGCCGTGGGCGATCGGCAGCGACGAAGGTGGGCACGACGCCATTCACCCGCAACTGGGCACCATCGACGACTTCGACGACTTCGTCGCCGCGACCCGTGAGCTCGGCATGGAGGTGGCCCTGGACCTGGCGCTGCAATGCGCGCCGGACCATCCGTGGGCCCGCGAGCACCGGGAGTGGTTCACCGAATTGCCCGACGGCACAATCGCCTACGCGGAAAACCCACCGAAGAAGTATCAAGACATCTACCCGCTCAACTTCGACAATGATCCGGCCGGCCTCTATGACGAAGTGCTGCGCGTGGTGCTGCACTGGGTTGACCACGGCGTCAAGTTCTTTCGGGTCGACAACCCGCACACCAAACCGCCGAACTTCTGGGCCTGGCTGATCGATCAGGTGAAGTCCGTCGACCCCGACGTGCTGTTCCTGTCCGAGGCGTTCACTCCGCCCGCCCGACAGTATGGCCTTGCCAAGCTCGGTTTCACCCAGTCCTACAGCTACTTCACCTGGCGCACCGCCAAATGGGAGCTCACCGAATTCGGTAATGACATAGCGGCACTGGCCGACTTCCGCACGCCTAACTTGTTCGTCAACACCCCGGACATCCTGCACGCGATACTGCAGCACAACGGACCGGGCATGTTCGCGATCCGGGCGGTGCTGGCCGCCACGATGAGTCCGGCATGGGGGATGTACTCCGGTTACGAGCTGTTCGAGCACCGTGCGGTGCGGGAAGGCAGCGAAGAGTACTTGGATTCCGAGAAGTACGAATTGCGGCCACGCGACTTCGCCGGTGCCCTCGCCGAAGGTAGGTCCCTGGAGCCTTTCATCACCCGGCTCAACGAAATTCGGCGTCTGCACCCGGCGCTGCAACAGATACGCAACATCCATTTCCACCACCTGGAGAACGACGCCTTGATGGCCTACAGCAAGTTCGACCCGACCACTGGCGACTGCGTGCTGGTGGTGGTGACGCTCAACGCTTTCGGGCCTGAGGAGTCGACGCTGTGGTTAGACATGGCGGCATTGGGTATGGAGACATACGACCGGTTTTGGGTGCGAGATGAGATATCCGGCGAGGAATACCAATGGGGGCAGGCCAACTACATCCGCCTCGACCCGGGTAAGGCGGTCGCCCACATCATCAACATGCCGCTCATCCCACCCGAAGCTCGAAGCACGCTATTGCGCAGGAGGTGA
- the glgP gene encoding alpha-glucan family phosphorylase — protein sequence MKALRRFTVRAHLPDRLAALDQLSTNLRWSWEKPTQDLFASIDPALWGRCGNDPVALLGAVTPARLDELALDEEFLRRLDELAADLNDYLTRPLWYQQQAESGAALPTGIAYFSMEFGVAEVLPNYSGGLGILAGDHLKAASDLGLPLIAVGLYYRSGYFRQSLSAEGWQLENYPSLDPQGLPLRLLTDADGNPALVELALPDSAQLRARIWVAQVGRVPLLLLDSDVPENEHDLRSVTDRLYGGDQEHRIKQEILAGIGGVRAIRAYTSIEGLPAPEVYHMNEGHAGFLGIERIRELMTDSGLDFDTALTVVRSSTVFTTHTPVPAGIDRFPVEMVERYFADAAPSLLPGVPTERVLALGAETDPTKFNMAHMGLRLAQRSNGVSLLHGRVSRAMFNELWPGFDGGEVPIGSITNGVHARSWAAPQWLQLGRELAGSDSFSEPALWLRLQQVDPGHLWSIRSQLRALLVEEVRRRLRQSWLERGASEAELGWISSAFDPDVLTVGFARRVPTYKRLTLMLRDPARLERRLLDPERPIQLIVAGKSHPADDGGKALIQQVVRFADRPEVRHRIAFLPNYDMSMARMLYWGCDVWLNNPLRPLEACGTSGMKSALNGGLNLSVRDGWWDEWYDGENGWEIPSADGVADESRRDDLESNALYSLLEEAVAPKFYERDERGLPPRWLEMVRHTLQTLGPKVLASRMVRDYVDNYYAPAAQSGRRTIAAPEGGNEFDAARELAAYRRRIEEAWPKVKITDVDSTGLPDTPLLGSKLTLTATVQLAGLAADEVTVQAVLGRVDSNDVLQEPVTIEMTYTGSAEGGSQVFSTTTPLPLAGSIGYTVRVLPRHPMLASAAEFGLVTLA from the coding sequence GTGAAGGCCCTTCGTCGGTTTACCGTCCGTGCCCACCTACCCGACCGTCTCGCCGCCCTGGATCAGTTGTCGACCAACCTGCGGTGGTCGTGGGAGAAACCGACCCAAGACCTGTTCGCGAGCATCGACCCGGCGCTGTGGGGACGGTGCGGCAACGATCCGGTAGCGCTGCTGGGCGCGGTGACGCCCGCGCGCCTGGACGAGTTGGCCCTGGATGAGGAATTTCTGCGGCGCCTCGACGAACTGGCTGCCGACTTGAACGACTACCTGACCCGTCCGTTGTGGTATCAGCAGCAGGCGGAATCCGGTGCCGCACTGCCCACCGGGATCGCCTACTTCTCCATGGAGTTCGGCGTCGCCGAGGTGCTGCCGAATTACTCCGGCGGCCTGGGCATCCTCGCCGGGGACCACCTCAAGGCGGCGTCTGACCTGGGCCTGCCGCTGATCGCCGTTGGTCTCTACTACCGCTCCGGCTACTTCCGGCAGTCCCTTTCCGCCGAGGGGTGGCAGCTGGAGAACTACCCGTCCCTGGACCCGCAGGGTCTGCCGCTGCGGCTGCTCACCGATGCCGACGGAAACCCCGCGTTGGTCGAGTTGGCGTTGCCGGACTCCGCACAGCTGAGGGCGCGTATCTGGGTGGCGCAGGTGGGCCGCGTGCCGCTGCTGTTGCTCGACTCCGACGTTCCAGAAAACGAACACGATCTGCGCAGTGTCACCGACCGCCTGTATGGCGGCGACCAAGAGCATCGCATCAAGCAGGAAATCTTGGCCGGAATCGGCGGGGTTCGCGCGATCCGCGCCTACACCTCGATCGAAGGGCTGCCCGCGCCCGAGGTCTATCACATGAACGAGGGGCACGCGGGATTCCTCGGCATCGAACGCATTCGAGAGCTGATGACCGACTCGGGGCTCGACTTCGATACCGCGCTGACCGTCGTGCGGTCCAGCACGGTGTTCACCACCCACACCCCAGTTCCCGCCGGCATAGACCGGTTCCCGGTGGAGATGGTCGAACGTTACTTCGCCGATGCCGCGCCTTCGCTGCTACCGGGCGTGCCCACCGAGCGGGTCCTTGCACTCGGGGCCGAGACCGACCCGACCAAGTTCAACATGGCTCACATGGGTCTGCGCCTGGCGCAACGGTCCAATGGCGTCTCGCTGCTGCACGGCCGGGTGAGCCGAGCCATGTTCAACGAGCTGTGGCCGGGTTTCGACGGCGGCGAAGTACCGATCGGGTCGATCACCAACGGCGTGCACGCCCGCAGCTGGGCCGCGCCGCAGTGGCTGCAGCTGGGCCGCGAACTGGCCGGGTCCGACTCGTTCAGCGAACCCGCCTTATGGCTGCGACTGCAACAAGTCGATCCCGGGCACCTCTGGTCGATACGGTCGCAACTGCGTGCACTGCTAGTCGAGGAAGTCCGGCGGCGGCTGCGCCAGTCCTGGCTGGAGCGCGGGGCATCCGAAGCCGAACTAGGTTGGATCTCTTCGGCTTTCGACCCTGACGTGTTGACGGTCGGTTTCGCCCGCCGGGTTCCGACTTACAAGCGGTTGACACTCATGCTGCGCGATCCGGCTCGGCTCGAGCGACGGCTGCTCGACCCGGAACGGCCCATTCAACTGATCGTCGCCGGGAAGTCGCACCCCGCAGACGACGGGGGCAAGGCGCTTATTCAGCAGGTGGTTCGCTTCGCCGACCGGCCAGAGGTGCGGCATCGAATTGCCTTTCTGCCCAACTACGACATGTCGATGGCCCGGATGCTGTACTGGGGCTGTGACGTCTGGCTGAACAACCCGTTGCGGCCGTTAGAGGCTTGCGGCACTTCAGGAATGAAGAGCGCGCTCAACGGCGGGTTGAACCTGTCGGTCCGCGACGGCTGGTGGGACGAGTGGTACGACGGGGAAAACGGTTGGGAGATACCGTCTGCCGACGGTGTGGCCGACGAGAGCCGGCGCGATGACTTGGAATCCAATGCGTTGTACAGCCTGCTCGAAGAAGCGGTAGCGCCGAAATTCTATGAGCGTGACGAACGCGGTTTGCCGCCAAGGTGGTTGGAGATGGTGCGGCACACCCTGCAGACGCTCGGCCCCAAGGTGCTGGCATCCCGCATGGTGCGCGACTACGTCGATAACTACTACGCGCCCGCGGCGCAGTCAGGACGCCGGACCATCGCGGCCCCTGAGGGCGGCAACGAATTCGACGCTGCCCGTGAGCTCGCCGCCTACCGACGCCGAATCGAAGAGGCCTGGCCCAAGGTCAAGATCACCGACGTCGACAGCACCGGTCTGCCGGATACTCCACTGCTCGGCTCGAAGCTGACCCTGACCGCGACCGTTCAACTGGCCGGCTTGGCGGCCGATGAGGTGACGGTGCAGGCGGTGCTGGGCCGGGTGGATTCCAACGATGTGCTGCAGGAGCCGGTCACCATCGAGATGACCTACACCGGCAGCGCCGAGGGCGGCAGTCAGGTCTTCTCGACGACGACGCCACTGCCGTTGGCCGGCTCCATCGGCTATACGGTGCGGGTGCTTCCGCGGCACCCGATGCTGGCAAGTGCCGCCGAGTTCGGCTTGGTCACCCTGGCTTGA
- the glgB gene encoding 1,4-alpha-glucan branching protein GlgB — MSRADQLAGTHLAPDPAEVARLVAGAHHNPHSILGAHEYGDHTVIRALRPHAASVVALVGGDQFPLKHLDSGLWAVAVPFTDLIDYRLQISYEGAEPYTIADAYRFLPTLGEVDLHLFAEGRHERLWEVLGAHPRAFTTADGTVTGVSFAVWAPNAKGVSLIGEFNGWSGNEAPMRVLGSSGVWELFWPGFPTDGLYKFRVHGADDVVTERADPFAFATEVPPQTASRVTVSNYTWADDDWMTQRAQRNPVFEPMSTLEVHLGSWRPGLSYRQLAKELTEYVAEHGFTHVELLPVAEHPFAGSWGYQVTSYYAPTSRFGTPDDFRALVDALHAAGIGVIVDWVPAHFPKDAWALGRFDGTPLYEHSDPKRGEQLDWGTYVFDFGRPEVRNFLVANALYWLEEYHIDGLRVDAVASMLYLDYSRPEGGWTPNIYGGRENLEAVQFLQEMNATAHKKAPGIVTIAEESTSWPGVTRPTSLGGLGFSMKWNMGWMHDTLGYLQHDPVHRSYHHHEITFSMLYAFSENYVLPLSHDEVVHGKGTLWSRMPGSNHNKAAGLRSLLAYQWAHPGKQLLFMGQEFGQRAEWSEQNGLDWFQLDEQGFSNGILRLVGDINRIYTSHPALWSQDSTPDGYSWIDANDSGNNVLSFLRYGSDGSVMACVFNFSGAEHSGYRVGLPATGRWREVLNTDATVYNGAGAGNLGGVEATDDPWHGRPASAVLVLPPLSAIWLEPTPAQH; from the coding sequence ATGAGCCGCGCCGACCAACTCGCCGGGACACACCTGGCACCTGATCCGGCCGAGGTGGCTCGCCTCGTGGCCGGCGCACACCACAATCCGCACAGCATCTTGGGCGCGCACGAATACGGCGACCATACGGTGATTCGGGCACTGCGTCCGCACGCGGCCAGCGTCGTCGCCCTCGTCGGTGGCGACCAATTCCCGCTCAAACACCTCGATTCCGGGTTGTGGGCGGTAGCTGTACCGTTCACCGATCTCATCGACTACCGGCTGCAAATCAGCTATGAAGGTGCCGAGCCGTACACCATCGCCGACGCTTACCGATTCCTGCCCACGCTCGGCGAGGTCGACCTCCACCTGTTCGCCGAAGGCCGCCACGAACGGCTGTGGGAGGTGCTCGGCGCGCATCCACGTGCGTTCACCACAGCCGACGGCACGGTGACCGGGGTGTCCTTTGCCGTCTGGGCACCCAATGCCAAGGGCGTCAGCCTGATTGGCGAGTTCAACGGCTGGAGCGGCAACGAGGCGCCCATGCGGGTGCTGGGTTCCTCCGGAGTGTGGGAACTGTTCTGGCCGGGCTTCCCCACCGACGGCCTGTACAAGTTCCGGGTCCACGGCGCCGATGACGTGGTCACCGAGCGGGCCGACCCGTTCGCGTTCGCCACCGAGGTGCCACCGCAGACGGCGTCGCGGGTGACGGTGAGCAACTACACCTGGGCGGACGACGACTGGATGACGCAACGTGCCCAGCGCAATCCGGTGTTCGAGCCGATGAGCACCCTCGAGGTCCATCTCGGTTCGTGGCGACCCGGCCTGAGTTACCGCCAGCTGGCCAAGGAGTTGACGGAATACGTTGCCGAACACGGCTTTACCCACGTCGAGCTGCTTCCCGTCGCCGAGCACCCGTTCGCCGGGTCCTGGGGATATCAGGTCACTTCCTACTACGCCCCCACCTCACGATTCGGCACACCCGACGATTTTCGTGCGCTCGTTGACGCGCTCCACGCGGCGGGCATCGGCGTCATCGTGGACTGGGTACCGGCACACTTTCCGAAAGACGCGTGGGCGCTGGGCCGGTTCGACGGAACACCGTTGTATGAGCACTCAGACCCCAAGCGCGGTGAGCAACTGGATTGGGGCACATACGTATTCGACTTCGGACGTCCAGAGGTGCGTAATTTTCTGGTCGCCAACGCCTTGTATTGGTTGGAGGAATACCACATCGACGGCCTACGGGTGGACGCGGTGGCCTCGATGCTCTACCTGGACTACTCGCGTCCAGAGGGCGGCTGGACCCCGAACATCTATGGCGGGCGCGAGAACCTGGAAGCTGTGCAGTTCCTGCAGGAAATGAACGCCACCGCGCACAAGAAGGCGCCGGGCATCGTCACCATCGCCGAGGAATCCACCTCGTGGCCGGGCGTGACGAGGCCGACAAGCCTTGGCGGACTTGGCTTTTCCATGAAGTGGAATATGGGCTGGATGCATGACACGCTCGGCTATCTGCAGCACGATCCGGTACACCGCAGCTACCACCACCACGAGATCACGTTCTCGATGCTGTATGCGTTCAGCGAGAACTACGTGCTGCCGCTCAGCCATGACGAGGTGGTGCACGGCAAGGGCACACTCTGGAGTCGGATGCCCGGCTCAAATCACAACAAAGCCGCTGGGCTGCGCAGCCTGCTCGCATATCAATGGGCTCACCCTGGAAAGCAGCTGTTGTTCATGGGCCAGGAATTCGGCCAGCGCGCCGAATGGTCCGAACAAAATGGGCTGGATTGGTTCCAGCTGGACGAGCAAGGCTTTTCGAACGGAATCCTGCGCCTCGTCGGGGACATCAACCGCATTTACACCAGCCACCCAGCGTTATGGAGTCAAGACAGCACGCCCGATGGCTACTCCTGGATCGACGCAAACGACTCCGGCAACAACGTCCTGAGCTTCCTGCGGTACGGAAGCGATGGGTCCGTGATGGCCTGCGTATTCAACTTCTCGGGCGCCGAACACAGCGGATACCGAGTTGGGCTGCCGGCCACCGGTCGCTGGCGTGAGGTCCTCAACACCGACGCCACCGTCTACAACGGTGCCGGTGCGGGCAACCTCGGCGGTGTCGAAGCCACCGACGACCCATGGCACGGCCGTCCCGCGTCGGCGGTGCTGGTGCTGCCGCCGCTGTCGGCGATCTGGCTGGAGCCGACGCCGGCGCAACACTGA
- a CDS encoding ATP-dependent DNA helicase: MPVSESVSELLAIAVAALGGSERSGQVEMANAVAHAFETGEHLVVQAGTGTGKSLAYLVPAIVRAVTDNAPVVVSTATIALQRQLVDRDLPRLADALADALPRRPEFALLKGRRNYLCLNKINGGGSGEEAEPPQEELFNPMAVSALGRDVQRLTEWASTTDTGDRDDLKPGVPDRSWSQVSVSARECIGVARCPYGAECFSERARNAAGHADVVVTNHALLAIDAVSESAVLPEHSLLIVDEAHELTDRVTSVATAELTSAALSVATRRITRLVSSELTERLEAASTTFASAIHDATPGRIDYLDQELATYLAALRDAASAARSAIDSTSDAKAAAARAEAAAALTEISDTASRILTSFTPAIPDRTDIVWLDHEDNRGSPRAVLRVAPLSVAGLLATQVFTRSTTVLTSATLTVGGSFDAMAAAWGLTGREDEAPPWRGLDVGSPFQHAKSGILYVAAHLPPPGRDGTGSAEQLTEIAELVAAAGGRTLGLFSSMRAARAAAEAMRERLDTPVLCQGDDSTSALVEQFAADPETSLFGTLSLWQGVDVPGPSLSLVLIDRIPFPRPDDPLLSARQRAVAARGGNGFMDVAASHAALLLAQGAGRLLRRVTDRGVVAVLDSRMATARYGGYLRASLPPFWPTTDPKQVRAALTRLARADAAIKPG; the protein is encoded by the coding sequence ATCCCCGTGTCCGAGTCCGTGTCCGAACTGCTCGCCATCGCCGTGGCGGCCCTCGGCGGCAGTGAACGCAGCGGTCAGGTGGAGATGGCCAATGCGGTCGCCCATGCCTTCGAAACCGGCGAACATCTCGTGGTGCAGGCTGGCACCGGAACCGGCAAGTCGCTGGCGTACCTGGTCCCCGCGATCGTCCGCGCGGTCACCGACAACGCTCCGGTTGTCGTGTCGACGGCGACGATCGCGCTGCAGCGTCAACTCGTCGATCGAGACCTGCCTCGACTGGCCGATGCACTGGCCGACGCGCTGCCCCGCCGGCCGGAGTTCGCGTTGCTCAAGGGCCGTCGAAATTATCTGTGCTTGAACAAAATTAATGGCGGCGGTTCCGGCGAGGAAGCAGAACCGCCGCAGGAGGAACTGTTCAATCCGATGGCGGTCAGCGCCCTGGGCCGCGACGTGCAACGGCTCACCGAATGGGCGTCGACGACCGACACCGGCGACCGGGACGACCTGAAACCGGGCGTGCCGGACCGGTCCTGGTCGCAGGTCAGCGTGTCGGCCCGCGAATGCATCGGGGTGGCGCGTTGCCCGTACGGCGCGGAGTGCTTCTCCGAACGCGCGCGCAACGCCGCGGGCCACGCCGACGTCGTCGTCACCAATCACGCGTTGCTGGCCATCGACGCCGTCTCAGAAAGCGCTGTGCTACCGGAACATTCACTGCTGATCGTCGACGAGGCCCACGAACTGACCGACCGGGTGACCTCGGTGGCCACCGCCGAACTGACGTCGGCCGCGCTCAGTGTCGCCACGCGACGGATCACCCGGCTGGTGAGCTCGGAACTGACCGAGCGACTGGAGGCGGCGTCGACCACCTTCGCCTCGGCGATCCACGATGCGACACCGGGCCGTATCGACTATCTGGATCAGGAATTGGCGACGTACCTGGCCGCGCTGCGGGACGCCGCCAGCGCGGCCCGCTCGGCGATCGACAGCACCAGCGACGCCAAGGCGGCCGCGGCGCGCGCGGAAGCCGCGGCAGCACTGACCGAGATCTCCGACACCGCGTCACGCATTCTCACGTCATTCACACCCGCCATTCCGGACCGCACCGACATCGTCTGGCTCGACCACGAGGACAACCGCGGCTCCCCGCGCGCCGTGCTGCGGGTGGCGCCGTTGTCGGTGGCCGGATTGCTTGCCACACAGGTCTTTACCCGTTCCACGACGGTGTTGACCTCTGCGACGCTGACCGTGGGCGGCTCGTTCGATGCGATGGCCGCGGCGTGGGGCCTGACGGGGCGGGAGGACGAGGCCCCGCCCTGGCGGGGGCTGGACGTGGGATCGCCCTTCCAGCACGCCAAGTCGGGAATTCTCTATGTGGCCGCGCACCTGCCACCACCGGGCCGCGACGGAACCGGGTCGGCGGAGCAGCTGACCGAAATCGCCGAACTCGTTGCGGCCGCCGGAGGGCGCACGCTGGGGCTGTTCTCGTCGATGCGAGCCGCGCGGGCGGCCGCCGAAGCCATGCGCGAACGGCTGGACACGCCGGTATTGTGTCAGGGCGACGACAGTACCTCCGCGCTCGTCGAGCAGTTCGCCGCCGACCCGGAAACCTCGCTGTTCGGCACGCTGTCGCTGTGGCAGGGCGTCGATGTACCGGGGCCGTCGCTGTCGCTTGTCCTGATCGATCGCATCCCTTTCCCGCGACCCGACGACCCGCTGCTGAGTGCCCGTCAACGCGCGGTGGCCGCCCGCGGCGGCAACGGCTTCATGGACGTCGCCGCGAGCCACGCCGCGCTGCTGCTGGCACAAGGGGCGGGACGGCTGCTGCGTCGGGTCACCGACCGCGGCGTGGTGGCGGTGCTGGATTCGCGGATGGCCACCGCCCGCTACGGCGGCTACCTGCGGGCCTCGTTGCCCCCGTTCTGGCCGACCACCGATCCCAAGCAGGTCCGCGCGGCGCTCACCCGGTTGGCGCGAGCGGACGCGGCTATCAAGCCAGGGTGA